Proteins encoded by one window of Mycolicibacterium sp. ND9-15:
- a CDS encoding DUF1214 domain-containing protein: protein MAFGDGADDAGLKSAWDDFCDRLKDAGERVFKDHNAASGRQRVDGFRFLTQNLGQAFDLALETRNTRYPQVHTFCHPTRKLGGDCADFLYQQAWIDGASTYRITGDRGTASFLNITVQGPRRDGPGVLREPFGDVPEANLTGAQLETAADGSFEVYVGGSQRGPNWLPTTPGSRKLFIRQGFDRWSELPARMRIERIDMTEPRPLPTPAEMVEAIEWAGDFLTGIMADWPEYPFAHGGVDADHPNQFPDMTATGDDAKRGRAAVNMHWRLAPDEALIVEFDAHDGLWMLTNMGAFFTSMDYLYRPVSYTPSRTAVDSDGRVRLVLAHDDPGCHNWLDTQGFERGNLTYRHMLDGEPATLHTRLVKRADLADALPPDTATVTPAERIAQMWARFRGIRQRHDQ, encoded by the coding sequence ATGGCGTTCGGAGACGGCGCGGATGACGCGGGGCTGAAATCGGCGTGGGACGACTTCTGCGATCGACTCAAGGACGCCGGCGAGCGGGTCTTCAAGGATCACAACGCCGCCTCGGGACGCCAGCGGGTGGACGGTTTCCGGTTCCTGACGCAGAACCTCGGGCAGGCGTTCGACCTCGCGCTGGAGACCCGCAACACCCGGTATCCCCAAGTCCACACCTTCTGCCACCCGACCAGGAAGCTCGGCGGCGACTGTGCGGACTTCCTGTACCAGCAGGCCTGGATCGACGGGGCGTCGACGTATCGGATCACCGGCGATCGCGGCACCGCCTCGTTCCTCAACATCACGGTGCAGGGCCCGCGGCGGGACGGTCCGGGCGTACTGCGTGAACCGTTCGGTGACGTGCCCGAGGCCAATCTGACTGGCGCCCAACTGGAGACGGCCGCCGATGGAAGTTTCGAGGTCTATGTCGGCGGGTCGCAGCGGGGACCGAACTGGCTGCCCACTACGCCCGGATCCCGCAAACTGTTCATCCGCCAGGGATTCGACCGCTGGTCGGAACTTCCGGCCCGGATGCGCATCGAGCGCATTGACATGACCGAGCCCCGGCCGCTGCCGACACCTGCCGAAATGGTCGAGGCGATCGAATGGGCGGGCGACTTCCTCACCGGGATCATGGCCGACTGGCCCGAATATCCGTTTGCCCACGGCGGTGTCGACGCCGACCACCCCAACCAATTCCCCGACATGACGGCGACCGGTGACGACGCCAAACGCGGTCGCGCGGCAGTGAACATGCACTGGCGGCTGGCGCCCGACGAGGCGTTGATCGTGGAATTCGACGCCCACGACGGGCTGTGGATGCTGACCAACATGGGCGCCTTCTTCACCAGCATGGACTACCTGTACCGGCCGGTGAGCTACACGCCTAGCCGCACCGCGGTCGACTCGGACGGTAGGGTGCGCCTGGTGCTGGCGCACGACGACCCCGGCTGCCACAACTGGCTGGACACGCAGGGATTCGAGCGCGGCAACCTGACATACCGGCACATGCTCGACGGCGAACCCGCGACGCTGCACACCCGGTTGGTCAAGCGCGCCGACCTGGCCGACGCGCTGCCGCCGGACACCGCGACCGTGACGCCCGCCGAGCGCATCGCACAGATGTGGGCACGGTTCCGGGGGATTCGGCAGCGCCATGACCAGTGA
- a CDS encoding enoyl-CoA hydratase/isomerase family protein: MADALTVDRDRPGTVVLQLNRPKQLNAINGAMRDELAQAFAEIAADTSVNVVVLTGAGRGFCSGIDVRNFGPETVADSAPAIDRMRFQEAMAALPQAIRALPQPVIAAVNGPCVGAGLALCLASDIRICSTAATFGNAAILLGLSGAEMGMSYHLPRIVGTSVAADWMLTGRTVSADEADRRGLVSEVVGPDRLTARALEIASGIADLSPLGVQLTKRALQANTDAPLDAALELENRNQVLSHATDEASRRRRKWSES; this comes from the coding sequence ATGGCCGACGCGCTCACCGTCGACCGGGACCGGCCCGGCACCGTCGTCCTGCAACTCAACCGGCCCAAGCAACTCAACGCGATCAACGGGGCCATGCGCGACGAACTCGCGCAGGCCTTCGCCGAGATCGCCGCCGATACGTCGGTCAACGTCGTCGTGCTGACCGGCGCCGGACGCGGGTTCTGCTCCGGCATCGACGTGCGCAATTTCGGGCCGGAGACGGTGGCGGACTCGGCCCCGGCGATCGACCGCATGCGCTTCCAGGAGGCGATGGCCGCACTGCCGCAGGCGATCCGGGCCTTGCCGCAACCGGTCATCGCCGCGGTGAACGGGCCGTGCGTGGGCGCCGGGCTCGCGTTGTGCCTGGCATCCGATATCCGGATCTGTTCCACCGCGGCGACATTCGGCAACGCCGCGATCCTGCTGGGGCTCTCGGGCGCCGAGATGGGTATGAGCTACCACCTGCCCAGGATCGTCGGTACCAGTGTCGCGGCGGACTGGATGCTGACCGGCCGCACGGTCAGCGCCGACGAAGCCGACCGCCGCGGCCTGGTCAGTGAGGTCGTGGGCCCGGACCGGCTGACCGCGCGGGCGCTCGAGATCGCGTCGGGCATCGCCGACCTCTCGCCACTGGGGGTCCAATTGACCAAGCGTGCCCTGCAGGCCAACACCGACGCGCCGCTGGACGCCGCGCTCGAATTGGAGAACCGCAACCAGGTGCTCAGCCACGCCACCGATGAGGCGTCGCGGCGGCGGCGCAAGTGGTCGGAGAGCTGA
- a CDS encoding acyl-CoA dehydrogenase family protein — translation MAWDFSTDPEWAEQLAWVEEFVRKECEPIDYIVKESHDLTDPVRRALIPPLQEIVKERGLWATHLGAHLGGPGYGQVKLALLNEILGRSECAPIVFGSQAPDSGNSEILAHYGTPELKARYLEPLLDNRIVSCFSMTEPHGGADPKVFTTTATSDGNQWVINGEKWYSSFASMASFIIVMAMTDPDAPPYQRYSMFVVPGDTPGINVLRDVGLGYQPLGGGGREGYVRYENVRVPADHMLGPRGGAFVVAQTRLGGGRIHHAMRTVGLVRRIFDMLTERAVSRYTQGSVLADKQMVQEMIADSWMEIEAFRLLTLQTAWKIDQYNDYKAVRADISAVKAMMQKVLHDVSARTLQLHGSLGTSHEMPFVQYLTESFVLGLADGPTEVHKVTLARLLLKDVKPAPDAFPSEHLLRLKQAAEAKFADKLAGIPRG, via the coding sequence GTGGCCTGGGATTTCTCGACCGACCCCGAGTGGGCCGAGCAGTTGGCGTGGGTGGAGGAGTTCGTCCGCAAGGAGTGTGAGCCCATCGACTACATCGTCAAGGAGTCGCACGACCTCACCGATCCGGTTCGCCGAGCGCTGATTCCGCCGCTGCAGGAGATTGTCAAGGAGCGCGGGCTATGGGCCACCCATCTGGGCGCGCACCTCGGCGGGCCCGGCTACGGCCAGGTCAAGCTGGCGCTGCTCAACGAGATCCTCGGCCGGTCCGAATGCGCGCCGATCGTGTTCGGCTCGCAGGCGCCGGATTCGGGCAACAGCGAGATTCTCGCGCACTACGGCACACCCGAACTCAAGGCGCGATATCTGGAGCCGCTGCTGGACAACCGGATCGTGTCGTGCTTCTCGATGACCGAGCCGCACGGCGGCGCCGACCCGAAAGTGTTCACCACCACCGCCACCAGCGACGGAAACCAATGGGTCATCAACGGCGAGAAGTGGTATTCGTCGTTCGCATCGATGGCGTCGTTCATCATCGTGATGGCGATGACCGACCCCGATGCGCCGCCGTATCAGCGTTATTCGATGTTCGTGGTTCCCGGCGACACACCGGGGATCAACGTGCTGCGCGATGTCGGGTTGGGTTACCAACCGCTCGGTGGCGGCGGGCGTGAGGGATACGTCCGCTATGAGAACGTCCGCGTACCGGCCGACCACATGCTGGGGCCCCGCGGTGGGGCGTTCGTCGTGGCCCAGACCAGGCTCGGTGGCGGACGCATCCACCACGCCATGCGCACTGTGGGTCTGGTGCGGCGCATCTTCGACATGCTCACCGAACGGGCGGTGTCGCGCTATACCCAGGGTTCGGTGTTGGCCGACAAGCAGATGGTGCAGGAGATGATCGCCGACTCGTGGATGGAGATCGAGGCGTTCCGGCTGCTGACCTTGCAGACCGCGTGGAAGATAGACCAGTACAACGACTACAAGGCGGTGCGCGCGGACATCTCCGCCGTCAAGGCCATGATGCAGAAGGTGTTGCACGACGTGTCAGCGCGGACGTTGCAGTTGCACGGCTCGCTGGGCACCTCTCACGAGATGCCGTTCGTGCAGTACCTGACCGAGTCGTTTGTGCTCGGGCTGGCCGACGGGCCAACGGAAGTGCACAAGGTGACGCTGGCGCGCCTGCTGCTCAAAGATGTCAAGCCGGCGCCGGACGCGTTTCCCTCCGAGCACCTGCTGCGGCTCAAACAAGCCGCCGAAGCCAAGTTCGCCGACAAACTCGCGGGTATTCCGCGGGGCTGA
- a CDS encoding acyl-CoA dehydrogenase family protein, giving the protein MLLEFDADQRLWQETVRDAVAKQCPASLVRGIAENGVDPTPLWTTYVDAGWTELADPENAVELAIVLEELGRATDPTPFLATLTQFAPLAGDRFDPRQAGTAVYDGVTAYRVDNGWVLNGTARHVLDGDRAERFAVVTKAGVFVVDADEVTPRRSPVFDPVLHVAEVSFVDVRVPDTVRVGVDAERAHHVALTGMAITTVGACQRILDLVLEHAKQRQQFGVAIGSFQAVQHKAVDMHVATERARALAYFAALTIAADDPRRRLAAAMAKASAGEAQAVVFRHGLQLFGAMGFTWENDLQFALKRAKAGELLLGGAAEHRAVIAREYGSTGAADF; this is encoded by the coding sequence GTGTTACTGGAGTTCGACGCCGATCAGCGACTCTGGCAGGAGACCGTGCGCGACGCGGTGGCCAAGCAGTGCCCGGCGTCGCTGGTTCGCGGCATCGCCGAGAACGGGGTCGACCCGACGCCGCTGTGGACGACCTACGTCGACGCCGGTTGGACCGAGTTGGCCGACCCGGAAAACGCGGTGGAATTGGCGATCGTGCTGGAGGAATTGGGGCGGGCCACCGACCCGACACCCTTTCTGGCGACGTTGACGCAGTTCGCCCCGCTGGCTGGTGACCGGTTCGATCCCCGACAGGCGGGAACGGCGGTTTACGACGGCGTGACCGCGTACCGGGTCGACAACGGCTGGGTGCTCAACGGCACCGCCCGGCACGTCCTCGACGGTGACCGAGCCGAGCGGTTCGCGGTCGTTACGAAGGCCGGTGTTTTCGTCGTCGACGCCGACGAGGTCACCCCGAGGCGCAGCCCTGTCTTCGACCCGGTGCTGCACGTCGCCGAGGTGTCGTTCGTCGACGTGCGGGTGCCCGACACGGTGCGGGTCGGCGTGGACGCCGAACGCGCCCACCACGTCGCGTTGACCGGTATGGCCATCACCACGGTCGGCGCCTGCCAGCGCATCCTCGATCTGGTCCTCGAACACGCCAAGCAGCGTCAGCAGTTCGGCGTCGCGATCGGTTCGTTTCAGGCGGTGCAACACAAGGCCGTCGACATGCACGTCGCGACCGAACGTGCCCGGGCCCTGGCGTACTTCGCGGCGCTGACGATCGCGGCCGACGATCCGCGCCGGCGACTCGCGGCCGCGATGGCCAAGGCGTCCGCGGGCGAGGCGCAGGCAGTGGTGTTCCGGCACGGCCTGCAACTGTTCGGCGCCATGGGCTTCACGTGGGAGAACGACCTTCAGTTCGCGCTGAAGCGGGCGAAGGCGGGCGAGTTGCTGCTCGGCGGCGCCGCCGAGCATCGCGCGGTGATCGCGCGGGAATACGGGAGCACCGGTGCAGCTGACTTTTGA
- a CDS encoding sulfotransferase family protein codes for MTGQLDPAKMLARAESVTGLHDYGDPSLPGRFALTVDHLNRLGMDADGRRAATEVCHWLLTSRLEFFEDRRRYPVAAEVVERPMFVTGEPRSGTTLMHALMSVDPDARALRFWEVMYPSPPPGIVEGGYPRRAQADVDGRRARADADWREINTKLPKWLHSHPYNDMLGDGLPEDERTWAFDFRVLTPTAWWRVPMQTVVGGLPTDAAAQYRIHKAMLQQFQHQRPRKQWVLKGFHGFRLKEFFDAYPDATLLWLHRDPVQVAASRTMMMADIGEGIVGPVDLHAAAKMHLALTRESIANTMTNPLVDDPRILHVRYTDFVADQVGTVRRYYEFRGRRLSAEAEAAMRAYLADNPGDRHGKFRYSTTLLTDIGEDLDALHDEFRPFRERFGVPIENRG; via the coding sequence GTGACCGGGCAGTTGGACCCCGCGAAGATGCTCGCCCGTGCCGAGTCGGTGACGGGCTTGCACGACTACGGCGACCCGTCCCTGCCGGGGCGGTTCGCGTTGACGGTGGACCATCTCAACCGCCTCGGGATGGACGCCGACGGCAGGCGGGCCGCCACCGAGGTGTGCCACTGGTTGCTCACCTCGCGACTGGAGTTCTTCGAGGATCGCCGTCGCTACCCGGTGGCAGCGGAGGTCGTGGAGCGGCCGATGTTCGTCACCGGTGAACCCCGCTCGGGCACCACGCTGATGCACGCGCTGATGTCGGTCGACCCGGACGCTCGCGCGCTGCGGTTCTGGGAGGTGATGTACCCCTCGCCACCGCCAGGCATCGTCGAGGGTGGCTACCCCCGGCGCGCACAGGCGGATGTCGATGGGCGCCGGGCCCGCGCCGACGCCGACTGGCGCGAGATCAACACCAAGCTGCCGAAATGGCTGCACAGCCATCCCTATAACGACATGTTGGGAGATGGGCTGCCCGAAGACGAACGGACCTGGGCCTTCGACTTCCGGGTACTCACTCCCACCGCGTGGTGGCGGGTGCCGATGCAGACCGTCGTGGGTGGACTTCCGACCGACGCGGCGGCGCAGTACCGCATCCACAAGGCGATGCTGCAGCAGTTCCAGCACCAACGGCCGCGTAAGCAGTGGGTGCTCAAGGGTTTTCACGGGTTCCGGTTGAAGGAGTTCTTCGACGCGTACCCCGATGCCACCCTGCTGTGGCTGCACCGGGACCCGGTACAGGTTGCCGCGTCGCGCACGATGATGATGGCCGACATCGGTGAGGGCATCGTCGGACCGGTCGATCTGCACGCCGCGGCCAAGATGCACCTGGCGCTGACCCGCGAAAGCATCGCCAACACCATGACCAATCCGCTGGTCGACGATCCTCGGATTCTGCACGTGCGCTACACCGACTTCGTCGCCGACCAGGTCGGCACCGTGCGTCGCTACTACGAGTTCCGCGGTCGGCGGTTGAGCGCCGAAGCCGAGGCCGCCATGCGCGCCTACCTTGCCGACAACCCGGGCGACCGGCACGGCAAGTTCCGCTATTCGACCACACTGCTCACCGACATCGGCGAGGACCTCGACGCGCTTCACGACGAATTCCGGCCCTTCCGAGAGCGTTTCGGCGTACCGATAGAGAACCGAGGCTGA
- a CDS encoding amidohydrolase family protein has translation MQDPNGTRIPVIDASVHIFSKSNKDFRSFLREPFKSRGFPDYEMDWYGAPGGEYAPGADDDRRYPGSDPEFVGAQLFTKRGVDVAILHPMTRGIMPDRHLGTAIAAAHNELMVTRWLDDNSYADRFRGTIRVNPDDITGALREIAKYADHPRVVQIGVPLQSRELYGKPQYWPLWEAANEANLPVAVHIEVGAGVQYAPTPSGVPRTYENYVSFMALNYLYHLMNLIVEGVFERMPTLKFVWADGAADLLTPFIWRMDCFGRPHLEQTPWAPRMPSDYLPGHTYFVQGAMDGPGDTEYAGEWLSFTGKDDMVMYGSSYPHWQLNDLAVPTAYSDEQRDKLCWRNAAELYGIDVGAGVGAQ, from the coding sequence ATGCAGGACCCGAACGGGACACGGATCCCCGTCATTGACGCCAGCGTGCACATCTTCAGCAAGTCGAACAAGGACTTCCGCAGCTTCCTTCGCGAGCCGTTCAAGAGCCGCGGGTTCCCCGACTACGAGATGGACTGGTACGGCGCTCCCGGCGGCGAATACGCACCGGGCGCCGACGACGACCGCCGCTATCCCGGATCGGACCCGGAGTTCGTCGGCGCGCAGTTGTTCACCAAGCGCGGCGTCGACGTCGCGATCCTGCACCCCATGACGCGCGGCATCATGCCGGACCGGCATCTGGGCACCGCGATCGCGGCCGCCCACAACGAACTGATGGTCACGCGCTGGCTGGACGACAACTCCTATGCCGACCGGTTCCGCGGCACCATTCGGGTCAACCCTGACGACATCACCGGTGCGCTGCGCGAGATCGCCAAGTATGCCGACCATCCCCGGGTGGTGCAGATCGGTGTTCCGCTGCAGTCTCGCGAGCTGTACGGCAAGCCGCAGTACTGGCCGCTGTGGGAGGCCGCCAACGAGGCGAATTTGCCGGTCGCCGTGCACATCGAGGTCGGCGCGGGCGTCCAGTACGCGCCGACGCCGTCCGGCGTGCCCAGGACCTACGAGAACTACGTCAGCTTCATGGCGCTGAACTACCTGTACCACCTGATGAATCTCATCGTCGAAGGGGTATTCGAAAGGATGCCCACGCTGAAATTCGTCTGGGCCGACGGCGCGGCCGACCTGCTGACTCCGTTCATCTGGCGGATGGACTGTTTCGGGCGCCCCCATCTGGAACAGACCCCGTGGGCGCCTCGCATGCCCAGCGACTACCTGCCCGGGCACACGTACTTCGTACAGGGTGCGATGGACGGCCCCGGCGACACGGAGTACGCCGGTGAATGGCTGAGCTTCACCGGCAAGGACGACATGGTGATGTACGGGTCGAGCTATCCGCATTGGCAGCTCAACGATCTGGCGGTGCCGACCGCCTACTCCGACGAACAGCGCGACAAGCTGTGCTGGCGAAATGCCGCCGAACTCTACGGCATAGACGTCGGGGCAGGAGTTGGCGCACAGTGA
- a CDS encoding SDR family NAD(P)-dependent oxidoreductase, which translates to MSCAGKVALVTGSSRGLGKAIAQRLAGEGATVALTARTLEPDPKYQGSLRQTLEEIEAAGGSAVAVAADLSNSEDRDRLFAELVERVGAPDILVNNAAVTFLRPLDGFPERRVRLMMEMHVLAPLHLTQLAIPAMRERGRGWVLNVTSVGGDLPEGPPFSDFDRSAGFGVYGTVKAALNRLTKSLAAELYDDGIAVNAAAPSNPVATPGAGALDLAKIDTEDIALITETAFVLCTGDPKTLTGRIAHTQPFLREIGRLR; encoded by the coding sequence ATGTCGTGTGCCGGCAAGGTCGCCTTGGTGACGGGCAGCAGCCGGGGCCTCGGCAAGGCGATCGCGCAGCGGCTGGCCGGTGAGGGCGCGACGGTCGCGCTGACCGCCCGCACACTCGAGCCCGACCCGAAATACCAAGGCTCGCTGCGTCAGACGCTCGAGGAGATCGAGGCCGCGGGAGGTTCGGCGGTCGCGGTGGCCGCCGATCTGTCGAACAGTGAGGACCGCGACCGCCTCTTCGCCGAGCTGGTCGAGCGGGTCGGTGCGCCCGACATCCTGGTCAACAACGCCGCGGTGACGTTTCTGCGCCCGCTCGACGGATTCCCCGAGCGCCGGGTGCGGTTGATGATGGAGATGCATGTCCTGGCGCCGCTGCACCTCACCCAGTTGGCGATACCGGCGATGCGTGAACGCGGGCGCGGGTGGGTGCTGAACGTGACCTCGGTCGGCGGTGACCTGCCCGAGGGGCCGCCGTTCTCGGACTTCGACCGTAGCGCCGGCTTCGGCGTCTACGGGACGGTCAAGGCGGCGCTGAACCGGCTGACGAAAAGCCTTGCCGCCGAACTCTACGACGACGGAATCGCCGTCAACGCCGCCGCGCCGTCGAATCCGGTGGCCACCCCCGGCGCCGGCGCCCTCGATCTGGCCAAGATCGACACCGAGGACATCGCGTTGATCACCGAGACCGCGTTCGTGCTGTGTACCGGTGATCCGAAGACGCTGACCGGCCGCATCGCCCACACCCAGCCGTTCCTGCGCGAGATAGGCCGGCTGCGTTGA
- a CDS encoding sugar phosphate isomerase/epimerase family protein codes for MTDQRLSVHSVTFYGEPLTELASHWRALGVRRLSLIDSQLAEPDLPELVAGEGYSVETVYHLFSSPDSLLRVIDAAHTVGARVIYMLTGGRGDLTWERAADRFGEAVTPCAQVARQAGVALAIENASSLYADLHIAHSLRDTIALAEATGLGVCIDLFHCWAEADLAALVQRALPRTEVIQLSDYVLGDRALPARAVPGDGTIPIAPFLSSVLTSGYPHGFDLELIGPRIEREGRLTAARRACAVVSTMLEEHDG; via the coding sequence GTGACCGACCAGCGGCTGTCGGTGCACAGCGTGACGTTCTACGGTGAGCCGTTGACTGAACTGGCATCGCACTGGCGTGCGCTCGGTGTGCGGCGGCTCAGCCTGATCGACTCGCAACTGGCCGAACCGGACCTGCCGGAGTTGGTTGCGGGCGAGGGGTATTCGGTCGAGACGGTGTATCACCTGTTCTCCTCGCCGGATTCGCTGCTGCGGGTGATCGACGCGGCCCACACGGTCGGCGCGCGGGTGATCTACATGCTGACCGGGGGACGTGGCGACCTCACCTGGGAACGCGCCGCCGACCGGTTCGGCGAGGCGGTGACGCCGTGCGCACAGGTGGCCCGACAGGCAGGGGTGGCGCTGGCGATCGAGAATGCCTCGAGCCTGTACGCCGACCTGCACATCGCACACAGCCTGCGCGACACGATCGCGCTCGCCGAGGCGACCGGGCTCGGTGTCTGCATCGACCTCTTCCACTGCTGGGCCGAGGCGGATCTGGCCGCACTCGTGCAACGGGCGCTGCCGCGGACCGAGGTGATCCAGTTGAGCGATTACGTGCTGGGGGACCGCGCATTGCCCGCGCGTGCGGTGCCCGGCGACGGGACCATTCCGATCGCGCCGTTCCTCTCTTCGGTGCTGACCTCGGGTTATCCGCACGGTTTCGACCTGGAGTTGATCGGGCCGCGCATCGAACGGGAGGGCCGCTTGACGGCCGCACGCCGGGCGTGCGCCGTGGTATCGACGATGCTGGAAGAGCACGACGGCTAG
- a CDS encoding LLM class flavin-dependent oxidoreductase: protein MRVQPAAYLRTTLPLDLSVLDHLDSGRYHSIWLPDHMVSFWPDSIWTPEFTDLATVSPSPHRHLDGMAVAAAAAVLTTNVPLVTSVVDTVRRHPSLLAQSALTIDHLARGRFILGLGSGETENTVPYGFDFSAPVSRFEEALQVIRLLWESNGPVDFDGRFYRLRHARLDTEAYEGRLPSIWIGGSGPRTLDIVGRHADGWWPTGAWSPEDYAEKLSAVRQSAERAGRDPAAITPCFIQVCVIGDDDAALAEILAAPLVKSFLLQVSAEMLHGMGFEHPMGEDWRGYQDIDPAVLTRERIVDFLDRVQPEMLLAVVPHGTPQQVARVVKEYVDAGLRVPKILDYGAMAGLQYTAASARHVREAEDELMRLSGDIR from the coding sequence TTGAGAGTTCAGCCCGCCGCGTACCTGCGCACCACTCTGCCGCTGGACCTGTCCGTGCTGGATCACCTCGACAGCGGCAGGTACCACTCGATCTGGCTGCCCGACCACATGGTCAGCTTCTGGCCCGACTCGATCTGGACGCCCGAGTTCACCGATCTCGCAACCGTTTCGCCGTCACCGCACCGACACCTGGACGGCATGGCGGTCGCCGCGGCCGCCGCCGTGCTGACGACCAACGTGCCGCTGGTGACCAGCGTCGTCGACACCGTGCGGCGCCACCCGTCGCTGCTCGCACAGAGCGCACTGACCATCGACCACCTCGCGCGGGGCCGGTTCATCCTCGGCCTCGGCAGCGGCGAGACCGAGAACACGGTGCCGTACGGCTTCGACTTCAGCGCGCCGGTCAGCCGGTTCGAGGAAGCGCTGCAAGTGATCCGGCTGCTGTGGGAAAGCAACGGCCCGGTCGATTTCGACGGCCGGTTCTACCGGTTGCGCCACGCGCGCCTCGACACCGAAGCCTACGAGGGGCGCCTTCCGTCGATCTGGATCGGCGGAAGCGGTCCGCGCACGCTCGACATCGTCGGTCGCCATGCCGACGGGTGGTGGCCGACCGGCGCGTGGTCACCGGAGGACTATGCCGAAAAGCTCTCCGCCGTGCGGCAATCGGCCGAGCGCGCCGGCCGCGACCCGGCAGCGATCACGCCGTGCTTCATCCAGGTCTGCGTGATCGGCGACGACGACGCCGCACTCGCCGAAATCCTGGCCGCGCCGCTGGTCAAGTCCTTCCTCCTGCAGGTGTCGGCGGAAATGTTGCACGGCATGGGCTTCGAGCATCCGATGGGGGAGGATTGGCGCGGATACCAGGACATCGACCCCGCCGTGCTCACCCGTGAGCGGATCGTCGACTTCCTCGACCGTGTCCAGCCCGAGATGCTGCTGGCGGTGGTGCCTCACGGCACCCCGCAACAGGTCGCTCGCGTCGTCAAGGAGTATGTCGACGCCGGCCTGCGGGTGCCCAAGATCCTCGACTACGGCGCCATGGCCGGGCTGCAGTACACGGCCGCGTCGGCGCGGCACGTCCGCGAGGCTGAGGACGAACTGATGCGGCTGAGCGGAGACATCCGGTGA
- a CDS encoding acyl-CoA dehydrogenase family protein, whose amino-acid sequence MQLTFDSDVEQFRAEFAAFLDEHLPPESQTLERPKSVSHMPQWARDWQRLLFDNGWLLPAQPPEFGGRNATVVQQFVHLDELCRRRIYHSFNPQGVNIVAASLISFGSEEQKHRWAVPVLRAELTASLGMSEPSAGSDLASLRTRAEFVSGVDGDHFVVNGQKVWTSGAHDADFLLTFVRTDPDAPKHKGISALIIPTDTPGVVCRPFADMTGQDNLDFNEVFFTDARVPAENLVGPLNGGWGVANGSLGHERTMMWLGFADRIDNMIADFRPRTELQHDQYATTIMDYQALRAMGSAALARAARGEMDTASVSVLKLFGSEAERQAMENALAAAGADGLVHPSTSGPYEHMNLDHYFASWFERYARSFGGTIAGGTSEIQRNIIATQVLGLPRR is encoded by the coding sequence GTGCAGCTGACTTTTGATTCCGACGTCGAGCAGTTCCGCGCCGAGTTCGCGGCTTTCCTCGACGAGCACCTGCCGCCCGAGTCGCAGACGTTGGAGCGGCCGAAGTCGGTGTCGCACATGCCGCAGTGGGCGCGCGACTGGCAACGCCTGCTGTTCGACAACGGTTGGCTGCTGCCGGCGCAACCGCCGGAGTTCGGCGGCCGCAACGCGACGGTGGTGCAGCAGTTCGTGCATCTTGACGAGCTGTGCCGTCGACGCATCTATCACAGCTTCAATCCGCAGGGCGTCAACATCGTTGCCGCGTCGTTGATTTCGTTCGGTTCCGAGGAGCAGAAGCATCGCTGGGCGGTGCCGGTGCTGAGGGCCGAGCTGACCGCTTCGTTGGGCATGAGCGAACCGAGCGCCGGCTCCGACCTCGCCTCATTGCGCACCAGAGCCGAGTTTGTCTCGGGCGTAGACGGCGACCATTTCGTCGTCAACGGCCAGAAGGTGTGGACCTCGGGCGCGCACGACGCCGACTTCCTGTTGACCTTCGTGCGCACCGACCCCGATGCGCCGAAGCACAAGGGCATCAGCGCGCTGATCATCCCGACCGACACCCCGGGCGTGGTCTGCCGTCCTTTCGCAGACATGACCGGTCAGGACAACCTCGATTTCAACGAGGTCTTCTTCACCGACGCTCGCGTCCCCGCCGAGAACCTCGTCGGACCGCTCAACGGCGGGTGGGGCGTCGCCAACGGCTCGCTCGGGCACGAGCGCACGATGATGTGGCTGGGATTCGCCGACCGAATCGACAACATGATCGCCGACTTCCGGCCGCGCACCGAACTGCAGCACGACCAGTACGCCACCACGATCATGGACTACCAGGCGCTGCGGGCGATGGGCTCGGCCGCGCTGGCCCGTGCCGCGCGTGGCGAGATGGACACGGCCTCGGTGTCGGTGCTCAAGCTGTTCGGTTCGGAAGCCGAACGCCAGGCGATGGAGAACGCGCTGGCCGCTGCGGGTGCTGACGGGCTGGTGCATCCGTCCACCTCGGGACCGTACGAGCACATGAACCTCGACCACTATTTCGCGAGTTGGTTCGAGCGGTATGCGCGCAGCTTCGGCGGCACCATCGCGGGCGGCACCTCGGAGATCCAGCGCAACATCATCGCCACGCAGGTGCTCGGGCTGCCGCGGCGCTGA